Proteins encoded within one genomic window of Pectobacterium araliae:
- a CDS encoding methyl-accepting chemotaxis protein yields the protein MFNRIKVVTGLMLVLVLFGALQLISGGLFFNALKNDKDIFSSTQVINQKRSELDSAWSYLLQTRNTLNRAGTRFALDVSGTGTGAGGKELLASAQKQLSVANDFFSQYEKVPQDSRQGESVARSVKENYVALNGALIELIQFLNAGEFKKFIDQPTQRFQDNFEKAYYTYKAESDKLYQAGITKNDEAYDSALWILGFITVLVFALALISWIGIQQLLMKPLNNIVEHIRHIAKGDLTKTTNFHSSNEMGILADSIRHMQNEFVATVSAVRQGADAIYTGATEISAGNNDLSSRTEQQAASLEETAASMEQLTATVKQNAENARQASQLALSASETAQKGGKVVDNVVKTMHNIAGSSKKIADITSVIDGIAFQTNILALNAAVEAARAGEQGRGFAVVAGEVRNLAQRSAQAAKEIKSLIEDSVNRVDEGSVLVESAGETMGEIVSAVTRVTDIMGEIASASDEQSKGIDQVGQAVTEMDRVTQQNASLVEESAAAAVALEEQVKVLNQAVAVFRLSEDVSSFRRTTSAAIDQKPALLAPSANGGKKAKEGSSTDNWETF from the coding sequence ATGTTTAACCGTATAAAAGTTGTCACAGGTTTGATGCTTGTGCTGGTGTTGTTTGGAGCCCTTCAGCTTATTTCTGGTGGTTTATTTTTTAATGCATTAAAAAATGATAAGGATATCTTCAGCTCAACGCAGGTTATTAACCAGAAGCGTTCTGAACTGGATTCAGCATGGTCATATTTGTTACAGACCCGCAATACACTTAACCGTGCTGGCACGCGTTTTGCCCTTGATGTCAGTGGTACGGGCACGGGGGCCGGGGGGAAAGAGCTTTTGGCTTCTGCTCAAAAGCAACTGTCTGTAGCAAACGATTTTTTCTCACAGTATGAGAAAGTGCCGCAGGATTCACGTCAGGGTGAAAGTGTTGCTCGGAGCGTAAAAGAGAATTATGTTGCTCTGAATGGCGCGTTGATTGAATTAATTCAATTCTTGAACGCTGGGGAATTTAAGAAATTTATTGACCAGCCGACACAGCGTTTTCAGGATAACTTTGAAAAAGCGTATTACACCTATAAAGCCGAAAGTGACAAACTTTATCAGGCTGGCATAACTAAAAATGATGAGGCTTACGATTCGGCACTTTGGATACTTGGCTTCATTACCGTGCTGGTTTTTGCGTTAGCCTTGATTTCGTGGATTGGTATTCAACAATTATTAATGAAGCCGCTAAATAATATTGTTGAACATATTCGTCATATTGCGAAAGGTGATTTGACAAAGACGACCAATTTTCATAGCAGCAATGAGATGGGGATTCTCGCTGACAGTATTCGTCATATGCAAAACGAGTTTGTTGCAACGGTCAGTGCGGTTCGACAAGGTGCTGATGCTATTTATACTGGTGCGACGGAAATAAGTGCCGGGAATAACGATCTTTCATCGCGTACAGAACAACAGGCTGCTTCGTTAGAAGAAACGGCTGCCAGCATGGAGCAACTGACGGCAACGGTTAAACAGAATGCGGAAAATGCCCGCCAAGCCAGTCAGTTGGCACTAAGTGCGTCAGAGACTGCGCAGAAGGGCGGCAAGGTTGTCGATAATGTCGTCAAAACCATGCACAATATTGCTGGAAGTTCGAAAAAAATTGCCGATATTACTAGTGTGATTGATGGCATCGCTTTCCAAACCAATATCCTTGCGCTGAATGCGGCGGTTGAAGCTGCCAGAGCCGGGGAGCAGGGGCGTGGGTTTGCGGTTGTTGCAGGAGAAGTTCGCAATTTGGCACAGCGTAGTGCTCAGGCTGCGAAAGAAATCAAAAGTCTGATTGAAGATTCAGTCAACCGAGTCGATGAAGGTTCTGTACTGGTTGAAAGTGCGGGCGAGACGATGGGAGAAATCGTCAGTGCAGTCACTCGTGTAACAGATATTATGGGCGAAATTGCCTCGGCCTCTGATGAGCAAAGTAAAGGCATCGATCAGGTTGGCCAGGCGGTTACTGAAATGGATCGCGTAACGCAACAGAACGCCTCCTTGGTTGAAGAATCTGCTGCGGCTGCGGTTGCTTTGGAAGAGCAAGTTAAAGTGCTAAACCAAGCTGTTGCGGTATTCCGGCTGTCTGAAGATGTGAGTTCATTTAGAAGAACAACATCGGCAGCAATTGATCAAAAGCCTGCATTGTTGGCTCCATCAGCAAATGGTGGTAAGAAAGCGAAAGAAGGTTCTTCAACCGATAATTGGGAAACGTTCTGA
- the cheR gene encoding protein-glutamate O-methyltransferase CheR, whose protein sequence is MKSIPSQNRPESASILTQMVDRLPLSDTHFRRISQLIYQRAGIVLADHKREMVYNRLVRRLRLLGINDFGQYLALLESDPNSAEWQAFVNALTTNLTAFFREAHHFPILAEHARKRPNGYTIWSTAASTGEEPYSLAMTLAEVLGNKASGCQVWASDIDTQVLEKATAGIYRQEELRSLSPQQLQKFFLRGTGPHSGLVRVRPELASMVHFQQLNLLAPDWSAPAPFDAIFCRNVMIYFDKETQERILRRFVPMLKPGGLLFAGHSENFSQISREFYLRGQTVYGLAKER, encoded by the coding sequence ATGAAAAGTATACCATCGCAAAATCGCCCCGAATCTGCGTCTATTCTGACGCAGATGGTTGATCGGTTGCCGTTGTCGGACACACATTTTCGACGAATCAGCCAATTAATATATCAACGTGCTGGAATTGTCTTAGCCGATCACAAACGCGAAATGGTTTATAACCGTTTGGTTAGGCGTCTCCGTTTACTTGGAATCAATGATTTTGGCCAATATTTAGCACTCTTGGAGTCAGATCCTAACAGCGCGGAATGGCAAGCTTTCGTTAATGCGTTAACCACTAACCTGACTGCATTTTTTCGCGAAGCTCACCATTTTCCTATATTGGCAGAACATGCTAGAAAGCGCCCAAATGGCTATACGATTTGGAGTACAGCGGCTTCCACGGGAGAAGAACCTTATTCATTGGCGATGACACTTGCTGAGGTTTTAGGTAATAAAGCGAGTGGATGTCAGGTGTGGGCCAGTGATATCGATACTCAAGTGTTAGAAAAGGCAACGGCTGGCATCTACCGTCAGGAAGAATTACGTTCTCTTTCTCCACAGCAGCTACAGAAGTTTTTTTTACGCGGTACCGGGCCGCATAGTGGTTTAGTTCGTGTTCGCCCGGAACTTGCCTCTATGGTGCATTTCCAGCAACTCAATCTGCTCGCCCCCGATTGGTCTGCCCCTGCGCCATTCGATGCTATTTTTTGTCGCAATGTAATGATTTATTTCGATAAAGAAACCCAAGAGCGTATTCTCCGTCGATTCGTCCCGATGCTCAAGCCGGGCGGATTGCTATTTGCTGGACATTCAGAGAATTTCAGCCAGATTAGTCGAGAATTCTATTTGCGTGGGCAAACTGTATATGGGCTGGCTAAGGAAAGATAA
- a CDS encoding protein-glutamate methylesterase/protein-glutamine glutaminase — protein sequence MSKIRVLCVDDSALMRQIMTEIINSHPDMEVVATAPDPLVARDLIKKFNPQVLTLDVEMPRMDGLDFLEKLMRLRPMPVVMVSSLTGKGSEITLRALELGAIDFVTKPQLGIREGMLAYSELIAEKIRMAAKARLPQRSTVAEPTKIIQHMPLLSSEKLIAIGASTGGTEAIRHVLQPLPPTSPALLITQHMPPGFTKSFAERLNKLCQITVKEAEDGERVLPGHAYIAPGARHLELARSGANYQVRLNDGPPVNRHRPSVDVLFRSVAQYAGRNAVGVILTGMGNDGAAGMLELHQAGAYTLAQNEASCVVFGMPREAIAMGGVDEVVDLHQVSQRMLAQISAGQALRI from the coding sequence ATGAGCAAAATAAGAGTATTATGCGTTGATGATTCTGCCCTAATGCGCCAGATCATGACTGAAATAATTAATAGCCATCCTGATATGGAAGTTGTAGCGACCGCACCAGACCCATTAGTTGCTCGTGATTTGATTAAAAAATTCAATCCTCAGGTGTTAACGTTGGATGTTGAAATGCCGCGCATGGATGGATTGGATTTTCTTGAAAAACTGATGCGCCTGCGCCCGATGCCTGTTGTCATGGTATCGTCGCTGACGGGAAAAGGATCAGAAATTACGCTTCGCGCATTGGAGCTTGGTGCTATTGATTTTGTCACCAAACCGCAACTGGGTATTCGCGAAGGAATGCTGGCATACAGTGAACTGATTGCGGAAAAAATTCGCATGGCGGCGAAAGCGCGTCTGCCGCAACGTAGCACTGTAGCAGAGCCGACAAAAATTATTCAACACATGCCACTGCTCAGTAGTGAGAAGCTGATTGCGATTGGTGCATCCACGGGGGGAACGGAAGCGATACGCCATGTATTACAGCCTCTGCCGCCAACAAGTCCTGCACTATTGATTACACAACATATGCCCCCTGGTTTTACGAAGTCTTTTGCCGAACGCTTAAACAAGCTATGTCAGATTACGGTGAAAGAAGCGGAGGATGGGGAACGCGTGCTTCCTGGTCATGCTTACATTGCTCCAGGGGCTCGGCATCTTGAATTGGCTCGTAGTGGGGCAAACTATCAAGTACGTTTAAATGATGGGCCTCCAGTTAATCGGCATCGTCCATCAGTTGATGTGTTATTCCGTTCGGTTGCGCAATATGCCGGGCGAAATGCCGTAGGGGTAATCCTTACTGGAATGGGGAATGATGGGGCGGCCGGCATGCTGGAACTCCATCAGGCTGGTGCTTATACGCTGGCTCAAAATGAAGCAAGTTGTGTGGTTTTCGGAATGCCACGCGAAGCGATAGCGATGGGTGGTGTCGATGAAGTGGTGGATTTGCACCAGGTGAGCCAGCGAATGTTGGCACAAATCTCTGCCGGACAGGCATTACGTATATAA
- the cheY gene encoding chemotaxis response regulator CheY, producing MADKELRFLVVDDFSTMRRIVRNLLKELGFNNVEEAEDGADALNKLRSSTFDFVISDWNMPNMDGLELLQTIRADGALSRLPVLMVTAEAKKENIIAAAQAGASGYVVKPFTAATLEEKLSKIFEKLGM from the coding sequence ATGGCCGATAAAGAACTCAGATTTCTGGTAGTGGATGATTTTTCGACAATGCGCCGAATTGTCCGTAACCTGCTTAAGGAACTGGGCTTTAATAACGTAGAAGAGGCAGAGGATGGTGCCGATGCACTGAATAAGCTTCGCTCCAGTACTTTTGATTTCGTTATTTCTGACTGGAATATGCCCAATATGGATGGACTTGAGCTGTTGCAGACTATCCGTGCTGACGGCGCGCTTTCCCGCCTCCCTGTGCTGATGGTAACGGCTGAAGCGAAGAAAGAGAACATTATCGCTGCAGCACAAGCGGGTGCTAGCGGCTATGTAGTTAAACCATTTACTGCAGCTACCCTCGAAGAAAAACTGAGTAAAATTTTCGAAAAACTGGGTATGTAA
- the cheZ gene encoding protein phosphatase CheZ, which produces MTPHMPSVNDTASVTEIISRIGQLTRMLRDSLKELGLDNAIAEAAEAIPDARDRLDYVVQMTAQAAERALNCVEAAQPRQNQLESGAKSLKVRWDEWFENPIELADARELVTDTRSYLEDVPQHTSFTNAQLLEIMMAQDFQDLTGQVIKRMMDVVQEIEKQLLMVLLENIPEKPDAPKRANDGLLNGPQLNKGAAGIVANQDQVDDLLDSLGF; this is translated from the coding sequence ATGACGCCACATATGCCGTCAGTTAACGACACAGCTTCAGTAACCGAGATCATTTCGCGCATTGGCCAATTGACTCGTATGCTGCGTGACAGTTTGAAAGAGCTGGGTCTGGATAATGCGATAGCAGAAGCTGCAGAGGCTATTCCTGATGCCCGCGATCGTCTTGACTATGTTGTCCAGATGACCGCGCAAGCGGCGGAGCGAGCCCTGAACTGTGTAGAAGCTGCGCAACCTCGCCAGAATCAACTAGAATCAGGCGCAAAATCCCTGAAGGTTCGTTGGGATGAATGGTTTGAAAACCCAATCGAACTCGCGGATGCGCGCGAATTAGTGACGGATACGCGTAGCTATCTTGAAGATGTGCCACAACATACCTCATTTACCAACGCTCAACTGTTGGAAATTATGATGGCGCAAGATTTCCAGGACCTTACTGGCCAGGTAATCAAGCGTATGATGGATGTTGTTCAGGAGATCGAAAAACAATTGCTGATGGTATTGCTGGAAAATATCCCAGAAAAACCTGATGCACCTAAGCGTGCCAATGATGGCCTTCTGAATGGACCACAATTGAACAAAGGTGCAGCAGGTATTGTAGCCAATCAGGATCAGGTTGATGATCTTCTGGATAGTCTCGGGTTCTAA
- the flhB gene encoding flagellar biosynthesis protein FlhB, with product MAEDSDLEKTEAPTPQKEEKAREEGQVPRSRELTSVLMMVAGLAILWMGGDAMAGRLTKIVAQSLNFDYATISDDTQMLRHVGSLLHQAAFTLIPIMLGAVLVALSAPMLLGGVLFSTKSLKVDFKKLDPISGLKRLFSAQSLAELFKAILKSVMVGIISTLFLIHNWPKILHLVSEAPIAALGDALELAVMCGFLIIMGLIPMVAFDVFWQIWSHIKKLRMTKQEIRDEHKQSEGDPHVKGRIRQQQRAFAQRRMMADVPKADVIVTNPTHYAVALRYDDKKMNAPKVLAKGAGEIALRIRELGTEHRVPILEAPPLARALFRHSEIGEHIPAALYAAVAEVLAWVYQLKRWKREGGLIPRKPKHLPVPDALDFAKENTTDG from the coding sequence GTGGCTGAAGATAGCGATCTGGAAAAAACAGAAGCCCCCACTCCCCAAAAGGAGGAGAAGGCGCGAGAAGAAGGCCAAGTTCCACGTTCTCGAGAGTTGACTTCCGTTTTGATGATGGTCGCAGGATTGGCTATTTTATGGATGGGGGGGGATGCAATGGCTGGTAGGCTGACCAAAATTGTTGCACAGTCACTAAATTTTGATTATGCAACGATTAGCGATGATACCCAAATGCTACGCCATGTCGGTTCATTATTGCACCAGGCTGCATTCACATTGATACCGATTATGCTCGGGGCGGTGTTGGTGGCGTTGTCTGCTCCGATGCTGCTGGGGGGAGTATTATTTAGCACTAAGTCATTAAAAGTTGATTTCAAAAAGCTAGATCCTATTTCTGGTTTAAAACGTTTGTTTTCTGCCCAGTCATTGGCTGAACTTTTCAAGGCGATATTAAAATCGGTTATGGTTGGGATCATTAGTACCTTGTTCCTGATTCATAACTGGCCGAAAATATTGCATTTGGTATCTGAAGCGCCGATTGCAGCGTTAGGTGATGCATTGGAATTGGCCGTAATGTGTGGCTTTCTTATCATCATGGGCCTTATTCCCATGGTTGCATTTGATGTGTTCTGGCAAATCTGGAGCCACATCAAGAAACTACGAATGACGAAGCAGGAAATTCGTGACGAGCATAAGCAGAGCGAAGGCGATCCTCATGTTAAAGGTCGTATTCGTCAGCAACAAAGGGCATTTGCCCAACGTAGGATGATGGCGGATGTTCCTAAGGCTGATGTAATAGTCACTAACCCGACACATTATGCGGTGGCATTGCGATATGATGATAAAAAAATGAATGCGCCGAAAGTGTTGGCTAAAGGGGCTGGTGAAATCGCTTTGCGTATTCGTGAGCTGGGGACCGAGCATCGCGTTCCTATTTTAGAAGCGCCGCCGTTGGCGCGAGCGTTATTTCGTCATTCAGAGATCGGAGAACATATACCTGCTGCGTTGTATGCTGCCGTTGCAGAAGTCTTAGCTTGGGTTTATCAACTGAAACGCTGGAAGCGGGAAGGGGGATTAATCCCTAGAAAACCGAAACATCTACCGGTGCCCGATGCACTGGATTTTGCTAAAGAGAATACTACTGATGGCTAA
- the flhA gene encoding flagellar biosynthesis protein FlhA, producing the protein MANLASLLRLPSNMKGSQWQILAGPILILLILSMMVLPLPPFILDLLFTFNIALSIMVLLVAMFTQRTLEFAAFPTILLFSTLLRLSLNVASTRIILLEGHTGTAAAGKVVEAFGHFLVGGNFAIGIVVFIILVLINFMVITKGAGRIAEVGARFVLDGMPGKQMAIDADLNAGIIGEEEAKKRRAEVTQESDFYGSMDGASKFVRGDAVAGLIIMVINIVGGLIVGVVQHGMPVGQAAESYTLLTIGDGLVAQIPALIISTAAGVIVTRVSTDQDVGQQMVTQLFNNPRVMVLSAAVIGLIGLVPGMPNFVFLLFTASLLGLAWWMRGEQTKEPAMQPIPASVDKHQVIEASWSDVQLEDPLGMEVGYRLIPMVDAQQDGELLARIRSIRKKFAQEMGYLPPVVHIRDNLELQPASYRILMKGVEVGSGEAHPGRWMAINPGNAVGSLSGDITQDPAFGLPAVWIDNALKDQAQAQGFTVVEASTVVATHLNHLIALHASELFGRQEAQQLMERVAQEMPKLTEDFIPGVVTLTTLHKVLQNLLSERVSIRDMRTIMETLAEHAPVQPDPYELTTVVRVALGRAITQQWFPGDSELQVIGLEGALERLLLQALQGGGGLEPGLADRLLEQAKQALQRQEMLGAPPVLLVNHALRALLARFLHRSLPNMAVLSNLEISDHRQIRMTSVIGEAQ; encoded by the coding sequence ATGGCTAATTTGGCCTCTTTGCTTCGTTTACCAAGTAATATGAAAGGTAGCCAATGGCAAATATTAGCCGGACCTATACTGATCCTGCTGATACTTTCTATGATGGTATTGCCGCTGCCACCATTCATTCTGGATCTGCTATTTACCTTTAATATCGCACTATCAATCATGGTCTTGCTGGTTGCGATGTTTACGCAACGGACGCTGGAGTTCGCTGCATTCCCTACAATCCTGCTGTTTTCTACATTACTGCGCTTGTCACTTAACGTCGCCTCTACCCGTATTATTTTGCTGGAAGGGCACACGGGGACTGCCGCAGCAGGGAAGGTTGTCGAAGCATTTGGACACTTCCTTGTTGGTGGGAATTTTGCCATTGGTATTGTGGTATTTATCATTCTCGTTTTAATCAACTTCATGGTTATCACTAAAGGTGCTGGTCGTATTGCCGAAGTTGGTGCCCGCTTTGTATTGGATGGTATGCCAGGTAAACAGATGGCGATCGATGCCGATCTTAACGCTGGGATAATTGGTGAGGAAGAAGCGAAAAAGCGCCGTGCAGAGGTAACTCAGGAGTCAGACTTTTATGGTTCTATGGATGGTGCTAGTAAGTTCGTGCGTGGTGACGCTGTCGCTGGGCTGATTATCATGGTCATCAACATTGTTGGTGGATTGATCGTGGGTGTCGTTCAGCATGGGATGCCAGTAGGGCAGGCGGCGGAAAGCTATACCTTGCTTACTATCGGTGACGGCTTGGTTGCTCAGATCCCTGCTCTTATTATTTCTACCGCTGCCGGTGTTATTGTTACTCGTGTGAGTACCGATCAGGATGTTGGTCAGCAAATGGTCACTCAGCTATTCAATAATCCACGGGTTATGGTGCTGAGTGCGGCAGTAATTGGGCTTATTGGACTGGTTCCTGGAATGCCTAATTTTGTCTTTTTGTTATTCACTGCATCTTTGTTGGGGCTTGCTTGGTGGATGCGTGGGGAACAGACCAAAGAACCCGCTATGCAGCCTATACCTGCATCAGTGGATAAGCATCAGGTTATTGAGGCTAGTTGGTCTGACGTACAACTTGAAGATCCGCTAGGTATGGAAGTGGGTTATCGCTTGATCCCAATGGTTGACGCACAGCAAGATGGCGAATTATTGGCCAGAATTCGTAGTATCAGGAAGAAATTTGCTCAGGAAATGGGATACCTGCCACCAGTGGTTCATATTAGGGATAACCTAGAGCTCCAGCCTGCCAGTTACCGCATATTAATGAAAGGTGTTGAGGTGGGGAGCGGTGAGGCTCATCCTGGCCGGTGGATGGCAATAAATCCGGGGAATGCGGTCGGTTCTTTATCTGGAGATATCACACAGGACCCTGCGTTTGGGCTACCAGCCGTTTGGATTGATAATGCTCTGAAAGATCAGGCTCAAGCTCAAGGATTCACTGTTGTAGAGGCCAGCACGGTGGTGGCAACGCACTTGAACCATTTAATTGCACTACATGCTAGCGAGCTGTTTGGCAGACAAGAGGCTCAGCAGTTGATGGAGCGTGTGGCGCAGGAAATGCCAAAACTGACAGAAGATTTTATTCCAGGCGTTGTGACGCTAACCACATTGCACAAGGTTTTGCAAAATCTGCTCAGTGAGCGGGTTTCTATTAGGGATATGCGTACCATCATGGAGACATTGGCTGAGCATGCGCCTGTGCAACCAGATCCCTATGAATTGACCACAGTGGTCAGGGTTGCATTAGGACGTGCTATTACTCAGCAGTGGTTCCCGGGAGACAGCGAACTTCAGGTTATTGGTCTGGAAGGGGCGTTGGAACGCCTTTTACTACAGGCTCTTCAGGGAGGCGGCGGTCTCGAACCGGGGCTTGCCGATCGCCTGCTTGAACAGGCAAAACAAGCGCTACAGCGGCAGGAAATGCTGGGTGCTCCACCGGTTCTGCTGGTGAATCATGCTTTACGTGCTTTACTCGCTCGATTCCTGCATCGTAGTTTGCCCAATATGGCTGTACTTTCTAATTTGGAAATCAGCGATCATCGCCAAATCCGTATGACATCGGTTATAGGGGAAGCTCAATAA
- a CDS encoding flagellar protein FlhE, with translation MRKLFCSLAATVLVLPLCVSATPGSWNGSQPGVKLDYRGEMITTSAFVPNITVKPDETITTIYWRHLIDSEIPTGLVVKLCSQSPQRCVDLGGSGDGQTQAFEGLAANNEFRFVYYIAGNGRINHTFSIRTIDIAVNYK, from the coding sequence ATGAGAAAGTTGTTTTGTTCTCTAGCCGCAACAGTGCTGGTTCTTCCGCTTTGTGTCAGTGCAACGCCGGGGAGTTGGAACGGGAGTCAGCCTGGGGTAAAACTTGATTACCGTGGTGAAATGATTACGACATCGGCCTTTGTCCCTAACATTACAGTTAAGCCAGATGAAACCATTACTACAATATATTGGCGGCATCTTATTGATTCAGAGATACCGACAGGGCTTGTGGTTAAACTCTGTTCACAATCGCCGCAGCGCTGTGTTGATTTAGGCGGAAGTGGTGATGGACAAACTCAGGCATTTGAAGGGCTGGCAGCTAACAATGAGTTTCGCTTTGTCTACTACATTGCAGGGAATGGACGTATTAATCATACGTTCAGCATTCGTACGATAGATATTGCGGTCAATTATAAATAG
- a CDS encoding flagella synthesis protein FlgN gives MENLQSILEQLLNNLRELDVVMSEEQTLLCAGHINSVALQQVTEKKTSLLATMQHLEVRRHTTESTLKLQAPYDSVEKLSDYWQQVQDLTRRLNDQNKHNGLLLNRHIAYTNEAINILRPRHGQGLYGPDGQSKSVIVGGRKITL, from the coding sequence ATGGAAAATCTACAATCGATCTTAGAACAACTACTCAACAATCTGCGTGAGCTTGATGTGGTTATGTCTGAAGAGCAAACCTTACTTTGCGCGGGTCATATTAATAGCGTTGCTCTGCAACAGGTAACAGAGAAGAAGACATCCTTGCTGGCAACTATGCAGCATTTGGAGGTTCGACGCCACACAACAGAATCAACACTCAAATTGCAGGCACCTTACGACAGTGTTGAAAAGCTATCTGATTACTGGCAGCAAGTCCAGGACCTAACTAGACGTTTAAACGATCAGAATAAGCATAATGGCCTTCTGCTTAACCGCCATATTGCCTATACCAATGAAGCCATCAATATACTGAGGCCTCGTCATGGTCAAGGACTGTATGGTCCTGATGGTCAATCTAAAAGTGTTATCGTGGGTGGTAGGAAAATCACATTATAA
- the flgM gene encoding flagellar biosynthesis anti-sigma factor FlgM gives MSIDRTQSLKPVSQVQQRESGDIVKTKRKQAEAQSEVSATQVKLSDAQAKLMQPGTQDIDMARVETLKQAIRDGSLKIDAGKIADALLKETQDFLAGN, from the coding sequence ATGAGCATTGATCGCACACAATCACTGAAGCCGGTCAGTCAAGTGCAACAACGCGAATCTGGCGATATCGTTAAGACTAAACGCAAACAGGCTGAAGCGCAGTCTGAAGTCAGCGCAACACAGGTAAAACTGAGTGACGCACAGGCAAAATTGATGCAGCCTGGTACGCAGGATATAGACATGGCTCGCGTTGAAACCTTGAAACAAGCAATTCGTGATGGCTCACTTAAAATTGATGCCGGAAAAATTGCTGATGCGTTACTTAAAGAAACGCAGGATTTTTTAGCAGGTAATTAG
- the flgA gene encoding flagellar basal body P-ring formation chaperone FlgA: MKKIYYYLCLATPCFFILCAPINANDLPAQINQFFASRFQESTNTVNVLIKSPESQWPQCEAPQITLPGNTKMWGNVSLSVRCEQQRRFIQTEVQVTGNYVTSSRPINRGTTLTEKDIGLTKGRLDLLPLRPVLTLQSAQGAVLLRDLTPGQVITASMIRRAWVVKAGQSVQIIAQGDGFMINGEGKAMNNAAAGQAVRVRTANGQIISGITSEDGIILISQ, translated from the coding sequence ATGAAAAAAATATATTATTATCTCTGCCTGGCAACGCCCTGTTTTTTCATCTTATGTGCCCCAATCAATGCGAACGACCTTCCAGCACAGATCAATCAATTTTTTGCCTCACGCTTCCAGGAAAGCACCAATACCGTTAACGTTCTGATAAAATCGCCAGAATCGCAATGGCCACAGTGTGAAGCCCCCCAAATCACGCTGCCCGGAAATACAAAAATGTGGGGAAATGTGAGCCTGTCCGTACGTTGTGAGCAGCAGCGTCGCTTCATTCAAACCGAAGTTCAAGTGACAGGGAACTATGTCACCAGTTCACGGCCTATAAATCGTGGGACAACACTGACGGAAAAAGACATTGGTTTGACAAAAGGCAGGCTCGATTTATTACCGCTGCGCCCTGTACTGACGTTACAAAGTGCACAGGGTGCGGTTCTTTTGCGCGATTTAACACCCGGTCAGGTTATTACCGCCTCCATGATCAGACGCGCTTGGGTAGTAAAGGCAGGTCAGTCGGTGCAAATTATCGCCCAAGGTGACGGTTTCATGATTAATGGCGAAGGGAAAGCCATGAACAACGCGGCCGCTGGGCAAGCAGTTAGAGTCAGAACGGCAAATGGACAAATAATCAGCGGAATTACGAGCGAAGATGGGATTATTCTGATCTCACAGTAA
- the flgB gene encoding flagellar basal body rod protein FlgB: MLDKLDASLRFQQEALNLRAQRQEILAANIANADTPGYQARDIDFASQLSKTMEQGRVNGTGIALKTTSVRHIPAQNFQPPELDLLYRVPDQPALDGNTVDMDRERTNFADNSLKYQTSLTVLGGQIKGMMSVLQSGS, from the coding sequence ATGCTTGATAAATTAGACGCCTCATTACGGTTTCAGCAGGAAGCGTTGAACTTGCGTGCCCAGCGGCAGGAAATTCTGGCCGCGAATATTGCTAATGCGGATACACCAGGCTATCAGGCCAGAGATATCGATTTTGCCAGCCAGCTCAGTAAAACGATGGAGCAAGGGCGAGTGAATGGTACGGGTATCGCGCTGAAAACTACATCTGTACGGCATATACCGGCACAGAATTTTCAGCCGCCGGAACTAGATTTGCTCTATCGCGTACCCGATCAGCCAGCATTAGACGGTAATACAGTCGATATGGACCGGGAACGCACTAATTTTGCCGATAATAGCCTGAAATATCAAACCAGCCTGACCGTTCTGGGTGGACAGATTAAAGGCATGATGTCGGTCTTGCAGTCAGGTTCATGA